Proteins encoded in a region of the Larimichthys crocea isolate SSNF chromosome XVI, L_crocea_2.0, whole genome shotgun sequence genome:
- the mmp25b gene encoding matrix metalloproteinase-25 isoform X1: MMIMKRFFAVTGMELGLLLWMVLTLTGSTSAQSDRYSKAVDWLSRYGYLPPSDPRTSKLQSKDGIEKAIRSMQRFGGVQETGILDEETVKLMSKPRCSLPDIVGSEDMLKRRRRRRKRYALSGLKWDKTELTWSVHSYPSTSVSPRMPNSLVDYILTHAFKAWSDVAPLHFRQLQSDSTGAAAGGDIRVSFNRLLHDDGYPFDGQGGTLAHAFFPGRDEVAGDTHFDDHEIWSYRGDSSTTDLFTVAVHEFGHALGLSHSSTDPSIMRPYYQGPVGDVSGFQLALDDKQAIQQLYGVKDGGQPGGVDPDLPRLPSPPPPRPTQPSDPSFHERCQGGFDAVANIRGEVFFFKGAHFWRTKRDGSLVSLSPALIKNFWIGLPPGTNKVDAVYERRSDSSIIFFIGPQYWIFKDTVAMSGYPRPLSEWGMRSRSGALVEKVEAAFIWAHNGKTYLFSGGEFWRFDESRTSEQGISQPDAEYPRDNSLWVGVPTHMDDIISWGEGDAYFFKDNHYWVLKNGGLNQEVVTPKSIAVDWLRCPAPPATTTKANPHDPKQCICDLKGSSSFLRGSWLFVISVVLVMDEFIRK, translated from the exons atgatgataatgaagCGCTTTTTTGCAGTGACTGGAATGGAGTTGGGTCTTCTTCTGTGGATGGTTTTGACCTTAACGGGAAGCACATCAGCACAGTCCGACCGGTACAGTAAAGCGGTG gATTGGTTGAGCAGATATGGCTACCTTCCTCCTTCTGACCCACGAACAAGTAAACTGCAGTCCAAAGATGGGATAGAGAAAGCTATTCGCTCCATGCAGAGATTCGGCGGAGTCCAGGAAACCGGGATACTCG ATGAAGAAACGGTCAAACTCATGTCCAAACCACGATGCTCCCTCCCTGATATTGTTGGAAGTGAGGACatgctgaagaggaggaggagaaggaggaaaagataTGCTCTGTCAGGCCTTAAGTGGGACAAGACAGAGCTCACATGGAG TGTCCACAGCTACCCATCGACCTCCGTCTCCCCCCGTATGCCTAACAGTTTGGTGGACTACATCCTGACTCACGCCTTCAAAGCCTGGAGCGACGTGGCACCCTTGCATTTCCGTCAGCTACAGAGTGACAGCACGGGGGCGGCAGCTGGAGGGGACATCAGAGTGTCTTTTAACCGCTTGCTTCACGACGACGGGTACCCTTTTGATGGGCAGGGTGGCACCCTGGCCCACGCCTTCTTCCCCGGCAGGGATGAAGTGGCGGGTGACACACACTTTGACGATCATGAGATCTGGAGCTATAGAG GTGACAGCAGCACCACAGACTTGTTCACAGTTGCAGTGCATGAATTTGGCCATGCGCTGGGCCTGTCCCATTCCTCCACTGATCCGTCCATCATGAGGCCGTACTACCAGGGTCCTGTGGGAGATGTTTCCGGGTTCCAGCTGGCCCTGGACGACAAGCAGGCCATCCAGCAGCTTTATG GTGTGAAGGATGGGGGGCAACCAGGTGGTGTTGATCCAGACCTCCCACGCCTGCCCAGTCCACCTCCTCCAAGACCAACACAACC GTCTGACCCATCATTCCACGAGCGCTGTCAGGGAGGCTTTGACGCAGTGGCAAATATCAGGGGagaggttttcttttttaaag GTGCACACTTCTGGAGGACTAAGCGAGACGGGTCTTTGGTGTCCCTCAGTCCGGCTCTGATCAAAAACTTTTGGATCGGCCTACCCCCGGGAACAAACAAGGTCGATGCTGTGTATGAGAGGAGAAGTGACAGCAGCATCATCTTCTTTATTG gacCTCAGTACTGGATCTTCAAGGACACTGTTGCTATGTCCGGTTACCCTCGCCCCCTCTCTGAATGGGGCATGAGATCAAGGAGTGGGGCGCtggtggagaaggtggaggcGGCCTTCATCTGGGCCCACAACGGTAAGACCTATCTGTTCAGTGGCGGGGAGTTTTGGAGGTTTGACGAGAGCCGTACGAGCGAGCAGGGGATCAGTCAGCCAGATGCGGAGTACCCACGTGACAACAGCCTCTGGGTAGGAGTCCCCACCcacatggatgacatcatcagctggGGTGAAG GAGATGCCTACTTCTTCAAGGACAACCATTACTGGGTGCTGAAGAACGGGGGACTGAACCAAGAAGTCGTCACTCCTAAGTCCATCGCTGTAGATTGGCTCAGATGCCCAGCTCCACCTGCAACCACCACTAAAGCCAATCCTCATGACCCAAAGCAGTGCATCTGCGACTTAAAGGGCTCATCTTCATTCTTAAGAGGCAGCTGGCTCTTTGTGATTTCTGTTGTATTGGTGATGGATGAGTTTATTAGAAAATAG
- the mmp25b gene encoding matrix metalloproteinase-17 isoform X2 translates to MELGLLLWMVLTLTGSTSAQSDRYSKAVDWLSRYGYLPPSDPRTSKLQSKDGIEKAIRSMQRFGGVQETGILDEETVKLMSKPRCSLPDIVGSEDMLKRRRRRRKRYALSGLKWDKTELTWSVHSYPSTSVSPRMPNSLVDYILTHAFKAWSDVAPLHFRQLQSDSTGAAAGGDIRVSFNRLLHDDGYPFDGQGGTLAHAFFPGRDEVAGDTHFDDHEIWSYRGDSSTTDLFTVAVHEFGHALGLSHSSTDPSIMRPYYQGPVGDVSGFQLALDDKQAIQQLYGVKDGGQPGGVDPDLPRLPSPPPPRPTQPSDPSFHERCQGGFDAVANIRGEVFFFKGAHFWRTKRDGSLVSLSPALIKNFWIGLPPGTNKVDAVYERRSDSSIIFFIGPQYWIFKDTVAMSGYPRPLSEWGMRSRSGALVEKVEAAFIWAHNGKTYLFSGGEFWRFDESRTSEQGISQPDAEYPRDNSLWVGVPTHMDDIISWGEGDAYFFKDNHYWVLKNGGLNQEVVTPKSIAVDWLRCPAPPATTTKANPHDPKQCICDLKGSSSFLRGSWLFVISVVLVMDEFIRK, encoded by the exons ATGGAGTTGGGTCTTCTTCTGTGGATGGTTTTGACCTTAACGGGAAGCACATCAGCACAGTCCGACCGGTACAGTAAAGCGGTG gATTGGTTGAGCAGATATGGCTACCTTCCTCCTTCTGACCCACGAACAAGTAAACTGCAGTCCAAAGATGGGATAGAGAAAGCTATTCGCTCCATGCAGAGATTCGGCGGAGTCCAGGAAACCGGGATACTCG ATGAAGAAACGGTCAAACTCATGTCCAAACCACGATGCTCCCTCCCTGATATTGTTGGAAGTGAGGACatgctgaagaggaggaggagaaggaggaaaagataTGCTCTGTCAGGCCTTAAGTGGGACAAGACAGAGCTCACATGGAG TGTCCACAGCTACCCATCGACCTCCGTCTCCCCCCGTATGCCTAACAGTTTGGTGGACTACATCCTGACTCACGCCTTCAAAGCCTGGAGCGACGTGGCACCCTTGCATTTCCGTCAGCTACAGAGTGACAGCACGGGGGCGGCAGCTGGAGGGGACATCAGAGTGTCTTTTAACCGCTTGCTTCACGACGACGGGTACCCTTTTGATGGGCAGGGTGGCACCCTGGCCCACGCCTTCTTCCCCGGCAGGGATGAAGTGGCGGGTGACACACACTTTGACGATCATGAGATCTGGAGCTATAGAG GTGACAGCAGCACCACAGACTTGTTCACAGTTGCAGTGCATGAATTTGGCCATGCGCTGGGCCTGTCCCATTCCTCCACTGATCCGTCCATCATGAGGCCGTACTACCAGGGTCCTGTGGGAGATGTTTCCGGGTTCCAGCTGGCCCTGGACGACAAGCAGGCCATCCAGCAGCTTTATG GTGTGAAGGATGGGGGGCAACCAGGTGGTGTTGATCCAGACCTCCCACGCCTGCCCAGTCCACCTCCTCCAAGACCAACACAACC GTCTGACCCATCATTCCACGAGCGCTGTCAGGGAGGCTTTGACGCAGTGGCAAATATCAGGGGagaggttttcttttttaaag GTGCACACTTCTGGAGGACTAAGCGAGACGGGTCTTTGGTGTCCCTCAGTCCGGCTCTGATCAAAAACTTTTGGATCGGCCTACCCCCGGGAACAAACAAGGTCGATGCTGTGTATGAGAGGAGAAGTGACAGCAGCATCATCTTCTTTATTG gacCTCAGTACTGGATCTTCAAGGACACTGTTGCTATGTCCGGTTACCCTCGCCCCCTCTCTGAATGGGGCATGAGATCAAGGAGTGGGGCGCtggtggagaaggtggaggcGGCCTTCATCTGGGCCCACAACGGTAAGACCTATCTGTTCAGTGGCGGGGAGTTTTGGAGGTTTGACGAGAGCCGTACGAGCGAGCAGGGGATCAGTCAGCCAGATGCGGAGTACCCACGTGACAACAGCCTCTGGGTAGGAGTCCCCACCcacatggatgacatcatcagctggGGTGAAG GAGATGCCTACTTCTTCAAGGACAACCATTACTGGGTGCTGAAGAACGGGGGACTGAACCAAGAAGTCGTCACTCCTAAGTCCATCGCTGTAGATTGGCTCAGATGCCCAGCTCCACCTGCAACCACCACTAAAGCCAATCCTCATGACCCAAAGCAGTGCATCTGCGACTTAAAGGGCTCATCTTCATTCTTAAGAGGCAGCTGGCTCTTTGTGATTTCTGTTGTATTGGTGATGGATGAGTTTATTAGAAAATAG